A region of the Megalops cyprinoides isolate fMegCyp1 chromosome 21, fMegCyp1.pri, whole genome shotgun sequence genome:
TGCTAAAAGGTATCATCTCTGTGATGGTGTCTTTAGGCTATTGGTGTTATGACGTGACATAACAACGTATTATTACTTAAGCGAATCAGAAGAGATGACGGAATACATGGCTGGATAAAGCATGTATGTATCTACCTGCAGACCGGTGACGTAACTCACAAGAGGGAGTCACCATTGCATTGTTTTACTTATGTTTTCACAGTAGGACATGACCGTGTGTAGTAGTTTATTTAGCGGCGGAGTGCTGTAGATCACGTTCCTATCAATGCATGGGGTGGGTGAGTCGGGGTGCTTTGCTCCCCCAGaaggacctcagtgcacccccagtgTTCTCCTTATATCCCcgtgtctacatagtatttatgacttttgtGCCCCCCAGTGGATTgaaattgcacccctctgtattttctcctggtacCGGGCGTGTTTTCCACTATACTTTGATTGTCCAGGAATTATAGGGAAAGTGAATGAACAAGAACTTGAAAGAGTAGCAAGATGCCTTtagcaatattttatttcaatttggaGACTGTTCTCTACTTTGTCACTTTGAGAGCATTTCTGAATTACAGTACTCACTACTCAAGAAAACTGTTcactgctgtggtgctgtgggaCAGgatctctccccatctctcagcTTCCTGACTCCTGTGCTCTGGGGCAGGACCTCTCTTCATGCATGTGTCTCTGACCTGCTGTGTCAGAGCTCTTGAGTGAAGGCTGGCTGTGGTCAGCTGCCTCCCCTCCTGTGGACAGGGGCTCGACCGAGATGGAATTTCTTGGAGTTGTTGTTATCAGAGGGGGACAGGGACGACCGTCTCATGCGATGTGTTTTGACACCTCTGAATTATAATGTTACTTTGACCGTGTACTGTCGCGGTAAACTGTTTTGAGGGTGCTCTTAGGGGGACAAGCAAAGGTAGGCACCATATTTCGATTTGAAAATGTTCGTGTCGAAAGCAACAGATATTCCATTATAGTAATTGTTGCTATGCTAACAATTCGCACGAGTATGACATGCTGGAAAAGCATCGTTGACTCCTTGATCCCTGCTTGAAGGAGGCGGGCTCTAACGCGAACCGCCTTTTCTTTGAGTGTGGGGCCTCAATGAGGTCGTCTTTCAGAGAATATGAGCGTGCACTTAAACTGCCAAACATTACTTCTGTTGCAGTCTGTAACAACCAAGGTGTTGGAAAATGTCtggaagaggaaaaggaggaaaaggtTTGGGGAAGGGTGGCGCCAAGCGTCACCGTAAGGTTCTTCGTGATAATATCCAGGGTATCACCAAGCCCGCAATTCGTCGCCTTGCTCGGCGAGGTGGTGTCAAGCGTATCTCTGGTCTGATTTACGAGGAGACGCGCGGTGTGCTGAAGGTGTTTTTGGAGAACGTTATTCGCGATGCCGTCACCTACACCGAGCATGCCAAGAGGAAGACTGTCACTGCCATGGATGTGGTGTACGCTTTGAAACGTCAGGGTCGCACTCTGTACGGTTTCGGAGGCTAAACGTCAACGTCAATCCTGCAGTGAGACCAGAACTAAAAACCAGTccaaaggctcttttcagaGCCGCCCACTTCCCCATACGAAAGAGTTCGACGTTCCATGTtcactgacacatttaagaaaacattgttGCGCTTTACCGAAACGGGCTGCAGCAACCTTGGATTGTTACGTTGTATTTTCTCAAGCAGCGATGTAGCTGAGCGCGTGTTTGTTGCCCCCTTGCCGTCTAACGGGAGCGGATTGCCCGGAGCTTGCCTTTTCCCCCCAAAGACGGAGATCCACACCAGCCACCACAAGGCTTTTATGTCCTATTGCCTGACTGATGAACGCATGGAACGTTTTATGTGATTGCCGTTGggtaaatgttgaaatattctGTTGTACGAGTTGATAGTATCGAGGGATCGATTTtgatgaggaaatcaggtgaaaaaatgtttttgggtTGTTGtgaatgttgtaaaaatgaagcTGTGGGGAAACTCACCAAAGAAGGACTTATATTTTTTGTACCAGCTGGTTTGGTTTTTAGACAAGTCCAGGCTTAATTGAATCGTAAACGAACTGTGGATGGTAGGAACGAGAGACCGCTGCCGTGGAATATGGTTTAATTGTAAATCATTAGGagtgttttctgttgtattcGATTGAATATGATTAATGTAaagttgaaatgtaaaaattgtgcatataattatatatatatgaaataatatacatacatacatacatacatacatacatacatacacacacacacacaaatgaagtTCTTTGTTTCGATAGACGACTAACGTTTAGCCATGTGGTATTCCCGCCCAAGGATGTTAGCCAATCGAATTTGAATTTCATCGGATTCAGAAGAATCTGCCAATGATTTCCTGCGATAACTGGTTGGGCAAAGATCGTGGGCAAATTTGCATACACTTCACATATAGACCACGTATGGTGTGTGAGAGCATTCATTCGTGTCTGCGAAGAAACGAGCATTATGCCTGAACCAGCCAAGTCTGCTCCCAAGAAGGGATCGAAGAAAGCCGTCACTAAGACGGCCGGTAAGGGCGGCAAGAAGCGCAGAAAGTCCAGGAAGGAGAGCTACGCAATCTACGTGTACAAGGTGTTGAAACAAGTTCATCCTGATACCGGCATTTCCTCAAAGGCAATGGGCATCATGAATTCGTTTGTCAACGATATCTTTGAGCGCATCGCCGGTGAGTCGTCTCGTTTGGCTCACTACAACAAGCGCTCCACCATCACCTCCAGGGAGATCCAGACTGCCGTGCGCCTGCTGTTGCCCGGAGAGCTGGCGAAGCACGCAGTGTCCGAGGGTACCAAGGCCGTCACCAAGTATACTAGCTCCAAGTAGAAGGCACGTGATGACAAATCcaacccaaaggctcttttcagaGCCACCCACTCTTTCACATGAGAGACAAAAACCGTTTTACCTGGCCTTACACGTGGTCGATCGCGAATGGGTCAGTAATAAGACACATGTCGGAAATCCGGAATGCAGAGATTGTGAGATCAGGCAATGAATTACTAGCGTATACGCAATTCCATTAAAAAGTCACTGCTTTCGTACCAGTACCTCGCataaacaggctaccattggttaaaactcatccgGAAAACATCACGTCACTGTTCTTCTCCAGTCTGCAgctagtttcaactttctgtgaggcggtgaCCGTAAGTATTTGCGGAGACTGTATCCGTcgattactgcacaataggctagcatgcattgAAATGGATGGAGCACGGAAGCGAAAGTTGTGAAGGCTGGCGCAGACACAAGCGCAATAGAACGGGGGGTGAAGCAGATGGGCTctccctctgagccgggttctgctcaaggtttcttcttggtagggagtttttccttgccactgttgccttaggcatgctttcagggggtctcaggcctgggaacaatgtaaggctgctttgtgacaacttgtgttgtaaaaagcactattcaaaaatgaattgaatgtcTGTTGTCTTAGATAAGTTTATTTGAAGacgtaaccaaaaggttgccggttcaatccccgctgggacactgatgctgtacccttgggcaaggtacttaacccacagttgcctcagtaaatatccagctttataaatagataacattgtaaagaactgtaacctatgtaggataaaagtgtttgccaaatgaagaaatgtaaataaaaatgaattgaatgtcTGTTGTCTTATAGGTTTACTTGAAGACAGGACTCCTCACACCACGAATGCACACATCCTTGTGGGGAGCCAGTGGAGGAGCAAACTTGGTCAGACAGAATTCCGTTTACCCTCACTCTTTGTGTCCTGTTATTTAAAAAGTCAAGAATCAAGCCGACAAGATTGTTACTCAATTCAAATTGTTCTAAAAGCCTACTAGTTAAATATACTGAGGTTGAATTGTGttaaaagcagaggaaaaaacaacaactagaAGTCTAGCATGAAACCTATTTCCTTCCAAGTGTTCAACAAGTAAATTAAGCAAAGTGACTGTGGCATCCTCTACTCCTCTATGTGGCCTATACGCAAACTGCATGGGATCAAGCGCATGCTCAGTTTACCTTAAGACTTCTGACCTTACCAGTGTTTCGaggattttcattaaaattgatGTAAGAGCAACTAGTCTAAAATCATTAAGAGTTTTGGGGCAACTAGATTTAGGAACAGGGACTACCACAGCATCCTTCCAAACCTTAGGTACATGCTGTGCCTGTAGAGactgattaaaaatgtagtGGAATACAGGACTCAGTTCTTTTGCGCAAGATTTAAGTAAACGACCGCAGATGTTATCTTTTGGTCCAGGACTTTTATTTACTCTTACCGAGAGGAAGGCCTTTTCCACATTCTTTTAGTCTATGTCAAAGTGCTGACTATCCTCAAGTTTGTAACTCACTTCCTGAATTTCATTACTAAAATCAAAAGTatcaaaatgattattttttgaATTGAAGCCATCCAGGGTAACCTGACTGCTGTTCTTTGGATTCTGAAGGCCTGTTACAGTTTTCATGCTAGACCAGGCTGAGCCAAGGTTATTTGCAGCCATCTTGTTCTCTAGTCCAGATTTAtaattctgttttgcttttaagaTTTCTATTTTCAGCTCCTTAGTAGCTATATGCAGATCAGAGGATACTCCCTGTTTAAAACCAACTTTCTTGTTCTGTATGCTGGATTTAATGGATTTGGTCACCCATGGTTTGTTATTAGGGTAAATTTTAACTCGCTTACAGGGAATGATCATGTCCCTACAAAAGGCAACATATGAGCATGCTACATCAGCAGGTTTGTCCAAATCATCACCACAAGATTGTTTAAACATGTCCCAGTCTGTGCAGTCATAACATTcctgcagacagagcacagaTTCTTCAGTCCAGACCTTTATATCCTTATATCCTTTATATCCTTTGTCTGCACTTTCCTTAAATTCGTTTTATATATGGGCAGTAAATGCACACAGTTATGATCCACAGACTGCGCAGAGCCCAGTGGAGGTAGAGGGAGTGATTTATAAGTGTCCTTTACTGTCCCATAACAAAGATCTAATGTCTTATTCCGCCTAGTGGGACAGGAGACATACTGGTAAAAGTCAGTAAGTGTCTTTTTAAGGGACACATGGTTAAAATCACCCAGTATGAAGTTTGGTGCATCAGGTGAAATCGACTGCAGTTTTTGCACCACATCGAAGATAGCGATAGAGGCAGAGGCGGCATTTGCCTTCGGGTGGATGTACACTATTGTCATAAAAAGTTGTGGAAACTCACGGGGCAGGAAGAAAGGACGTAACGATACCGATAAAAGTTCGACATCTGGCGTACAAATGCGTTCTCTGACATTCACGGAGCTACAGTATCGtttgttaaaatataaacataccCCACCACCTTGTTTTTTCCTCGTCACTTCAGCCTTTCGATCCAGACGAAACGGCGCTCCAAAACCATGTCCTGGTAGTGCTCAGTGAGCCATGTCTCAGTGAAAGCCAAGACGCAGCAGTCTTTGAAGTCCTTCTGAAAACGGAAGTACCCCTGGAG
Encoded here:
- the LOC118769242 gene encoding histone H2B, which encodes MPEPAKSAPKKGSKKAVTKTAGKGGKKRRKSRKESYAIYVYKVLKQVHPDTGISSKAMGIMNSFVNDIFERIAGESSRLAHYNKRSTITSREIQTAVRLLLPGELAKHAVSEGTKAVTKYTSSK